In Micromonospora purpureochromogenes, a single window of DNA contains:
- a CDS encoding YhjD/YihY/BrkB family envelope integrity protein translates to MGHAWQRTKRITSAAFRPVRGRDLSLHAAAITFYGGIAVVPVALLAIWTTSLLVGADRVRRLTSHAVNTLPDAIGAPRAVEALVGAGVELTPLLALASLLPASLYGEGLRRAFVSVATPPNPDESLVGWRGRLLLLPLLAPAPALLLSILIALPTTTHLVRQGGWIGALGVVLSFLGVWLVLTPVLMWVFRVVGPASPDWLSTLVLGSFTAANLSGFLHGFVLFASLPIDLGVPFGGFDEIGAGVAVLLWLYLFHVIVLAGYSATLALSRWRAKRR, encoded by the coding sequence ATGGGCCACGCATGGCAGCGCACGAAGCGGATCACCAGCGCCGCCTTCCGGCCGGTACGCGGCCGGGACCTCTCGCTGCACGCCGCCGCGATCACCTTCTACGGGGGGATCGCCGTGGTGCCGGTGGCGCTGCTGGCGATCTGGACGACCTCGCTGCTGGTCGGCGCGGACCGGGTCCGCCGGCTCACCTCGCACGCGGTGAACACGCTGCCGGACGCGATCGGGGCGCCCCGGGCGGTGGAGGCGCTGGTCGGGGCCGGGGTGGAGTTGACCCCGCTGCTCGCGCTGGCCTCCCTGCTGCCGGCGTCGCTCTACGGCGAGGGGCTGCGCCGGGCGTTCGTCTCGGTCGCCACGCCGCCGAACCCGGACGAGTCGCTGGTGGGCTGGCGCGGTCGACTGCTGCTGCTGCCGCTGCTCGCCCCGGCCCCGGCACTGCTGCTGTCGATCCTGATCGCCCTGCCCACCACCACCCACCTGGTGCGGCAGGGCGGCTGGATCGGCGCGCTCGGCGTGGTGCTGTCGTTCCTGGGGGTGTGGCTGGTACTCACGCCGGTGCTGATGTGGGTGTTCCGGGTCGTGGGGCCTGCCTCCCCGGACTGGTTGTCCACCCTCGTCCTCGGCTCGTTCACGGCGGCGAACCTCTCCGGCTTCCTGCACGGGTTCGTGCTGTTCGCCTCGCTCCCGATCGACCTGGGGGTGCCGTTCGGCGGCTTCGACGAGATCGGCGCGGGCGTCGCGGTGCTGCTCTGGCTCTACCTGTTCCACGTGATCGTGCTGGCCGGCTACTCGGCCACCCTGGCCCTGAGCCGCTGGCGCGCCAAGCGCCGCTGA